In Drosophila yakuba strain Tai18E2 chromosome 2R, Prin_Dyak_Tai18E2_2.1, whole genome shotgun sequence, a single genomic region encodes these proteins:
- the LOC6529300 gene encoding troponin C codes for MENIDEDLTPEQIAVLQKAFNSFDHQKTGSIPTEMVADILRLMGQPFDRQILDELIDEVDEDKSGRLEFEEFVQLAAKFIVEEDDEAMQKELREAFRLYDKQGNGYIPTSCLKEILKELDDQLTEQELDIMIEEIDSDGSGTVDFDEFMEMMTGE; via the exons ATGGAGAACATT GACGAAGACCTGACCCCCGAGCAGATTGCCGTTCTGCAGAAGGCATTCAACAGCTTCGATCACCAGAAGACCGGCAGTATCCCCACCGAAATGGTGGCCGATATCCTCCGTCTTATGGGTCAGCCCTTCGACCGGCAGATCCTTGACGAGCTGATCGACGAAGTTGATGAGGACA AATCCGGTCGCCTGGAGTTCGAGGAGTTCGTCCAGCTGGCTGCCAAGTTCATCGTGGAGGAGGATGACGAGGCCATGCAGAAGGAGCTGCGCGAGGCCTTCCGCCTGTACGACAAGCAGGGCAATGGCTACATTCCCACCTCCTGCCTGAAGGAGATCCTCAAGGAGCTGGATGACCAGCTGACCGAACAGGAGCTCGACATCATGATTGAGGAAATCGATTCCGACGGCTCTGGCACCGTTGATTTCGATG